In Nocardioides sp. InS609-2, a single genomic region encodes these proteins:
- the polA gene encoding DNA polymerase I, with translation MPDEELNPGIRPRLLLLDGHSLAYRAFFALPVENFSTTTGQHTNAVYGFTSMLINVMRDEVPTHIAVAFDKSRQTFRLEEYPEYKAKRNKTPDEFKSQLPLIQEVLDALHITHIELDGFEADDIIATLTTQAVAQGQEVLILTGDRDALQLVGTDSTVLYPMRGVSELARMTPDAIEAKYGVPPHRYPEIAALVGEDSDNLPGVPGVGPKTAAKWINEYDGLEGVITHADKIKGKAGESLREHLADVMRNRKLNALVCDLPLPFGPADLARQPWDRHEVHTLFDGLEFRVLRDRLFETLESEEVIDDSGFDLAAERLEPGALCGWLAEHAAGAERVGLAVQGNWRSGTGEVFSVALAAGDGTAAWFDAAEVTPDDDAALVTWLGDPARPKVMHDAKGPMLALAARGWHLTGLVVDTALAAYLVRPDQRSYDLADLTLRYLKRELKQESGDSDQLSFDALGDSGASDTAMLHARAVLDLAESLDAAVEEHGGTGLLADVELPLVDTLARMEQVGIAVDLEHLETLEAEFGVEVKKAADDAYSVIGKEINLGSPKQLQVVLFDELAMPKTKRTKTGYTTDADALQSLFEKTEHPFLLHLLRHRDVIRLRQTVEGLLKTVASDGRIHTTFNQLIAATGRLSSTDPNLQNIPVRTEEGRRIREGFIVGKGYDCLLTADYSQIEMRIMAHLSEDAQLIEAFRSAKDFHSITAAKVFGVAPEAVTIEMRAKIKAMNYGLAYGLSAYGLSQQLRIEPAEARLLMDDYFETFGGIRDYLGGIVDEARKSGFTETIWGRRRYLPDLTSDNRQRREMAERMALNAPIQGSAADLIKVAMLNVERAILEQGLASRMLLQVHDELVFEVAAGEREALDALVREQMGSAADLAVPLDVSVGTGHSWHEAAH, from the coding sequence GTGCCCGACGAAGAGCTCAACCCTGGGATCCGACCGCGCCTGCTCCTGCTCGACGGCCACTCGTTGGCCTATCGCGCGTTCTTCGCGCTGCCGGTCGAGAACTTCTCCACCACCACCGGCCAGCACACCAACGCGGTCTACGGCTTCACCTCGATGCTCATCAACGTGATGCGCGACGAGGTGCCGACCCACATCGCGGTGGCGTTCGACAAGTCACGGCAGACGTTCCGGCTCGAGGAGTACCCCGAGTACAAGGCCAAGCGCAACAAGACGCCTGACGAGTTCAAGAGCCAGCTGCCGCTGATCCAGGAAGTGCTCGACGCCCTCCACATCACGCACATCGAGCTCGACGGCTTCGAGGCCGACGACATCATCGCGACCCTCACGACGCAGGCCGTCGCGCAGGGCCAGGAGGTGCTGATCCTCACCGGCGACCGTGACGCACTCCAGCTCGTCGGCACCGACTCCACCGTGCTCTACCCGATGCGCGGCGTGAGCGAGCTGGCCCGGATGACGCCCGACGCCATCGAGGCCAAGTACGGCGTCCCGCCGCACCGCTACCCCGAGATCGCCGCCCTCGTCGGTGAGGACTCCGACAACCTGCCCGGCGTGCCGGGTGTGGGGCCCAAGACCGCGGCCAAGTGGATCAACGAGTACGACGGCCTCGAGGGCGTCATCACGCACGCCGACAAGATCAAGGGCAAGGCTGGCGAGAGCCTGCGCGAGCACCTGGCCGACGTCATGCGCAACCGCAAGCTCAACGCGCTGGTCTGCGACCTGCCGCTGCCCTTCGGACCGGCCGACCTCGCTCGTCAGCCGTGGGACCGCCACGAGGTGCACACGCTCTTCGACGGACTGGAGTTCCGGGTGCTGCGTGACCGGCTCTTCGAGACGCTGGAGTCCGAGGAGGTCATCGACGACTCGGGCTTCGACCTGGCCGCTGAGCGGCTCGAGCCCGGCGCCCTCTGCGGCTGGCTGGCCGAGCACGCGGCCGGCGCCGAGCGTGTCGGGCTGGCCGTGCAGGGCAACTGGCGGTCCGGCACCGGTGAGGTCTTCTCGGTGGCGCTAGCCGCGGGCGATGGCACGGCCGCGTGGTTCGACGCGGCCGAGGTCACCCCCGACGACGACGCCGCCCTGGTCACGTGGCTCGGCGACCCCGCCCGGCCCAAGGTCATGCACGACGCCAAGGGGCCGATGCTGGCCCTGGCCGCGCGTGGGTGGCACCTCACCGGCCTGGTCGTCGACACCGCCCTCGCGGCGTACCTCGTGCGTCCCGACCAGCGCTCCTACGACCTGGCCGACCTGACGCTGCGCTACCTCAAGCGAGAGCTCAAGCAGGAGTCCGGTGACTCCGACCAGCTGAGCTTCGACGCCCTGGGTGACTCCGGCGCGAGCGACACCGCGATGCTGCACGCCCGTGCGGTGCTCGACCTGGCCGAGTCTCTCGACGCAGCTGTCGAGGAGCACGGCGGCACCGGCCTGCTGGCCGACGTCGAGCTGCCGCTCGTCGACACGCTGGCGCGCATGGAGCAGGTCGGCATCGCCGTCGACCTCGAGCACCTCGAGACCCTTGAGGCCGAGTTCGGCGTCGAGGTCAAGAAGGCCGCCGACGACGCCTACTCGGTGATCGGCAAGGAGATCAACCTCGGCTCGCCCAAGCAGCTCCAGGTGGTGCTGTTCGACGAACTGGCGATGCCCAAGACCAAGCGCACCAAGACCGGCTACACGACTGACGCCGACGCACTGCAGAGTCTCTTCGAGAAGACCGAGCACCCGTTCCTCCTCCACCTGCTGCGGCACCGCGACGTGATCCGGCTGCGCCAGACGGTCGAGGGGCTGCTCAAGACGGTCGCCTCCGACGGGCGCATCCACACGACGTTCAACCAGCTGATCGCCGCCACCGGCCGGCTCTCCAGCACCGACCCCAACCTGCAGAACATCCCGGTCCGCACCGAGGAGGGTCGGCGCATCCGCGAGGGTTTCATCGTCGGCAAGGGCTACGACTGCCTGCTGACCGCCGACTACAGTCAGATCGAGATGCGGATCATGGCGCACCTCTCCGAGGACGCCCAGCTCATCGAGGCGTTCCGGTCGGCCAAGGACTTCCACTCGATCACCGCGGCCAAGGTCTTCGGCGTGGCGCCCGAGGCCGTCACCATCGAGATGCGCGCCAAGATCAAGGCGATGAACTACGGCCTGGCCTACGGCCTCTCCGCCTACGGACTATCGCAGCAGCTGCGCATCGAGCCGGCCGAGGCCAGGCTGCTGATGGACGACTACTTCGAGACGTTCGGTGGCATCCGCGACTACCTCGGCGGCATCGTCGACGAGGCCCGCAAGTCGGGCTTCACCGAGACCATCTGGGGTCGTCGGCGCTACCTGCCCGACCTCACCAGTGACAACCGCCAGCGCCGCGAGATGGCTGAGCGGATGGCTCTGAACGCCCCGATCCAGGGCTCGGCCGCCGACCTGATCAAGGTGGCCATGCTCAACGTCGAGCGCGCGATCCTCGAGCAGGGCCTGGCTTCGCGGATGCTGCTGCAGGTGCACGACGAGCTCGTGTTCGAGGTCGCCGCGGGGGAGCGGGAGGCACTCGACGCGCTGGTGCGCGAGCAGATGGGCAGTGCCGCCGACCTCGCCGTGCCCCTCGACGTCTCCGTTGGCACCGGCCACAGCTGGCACGAAGCCGCCCACTAG
- a CDS encoding GNAT family N-acetyltransferase: MSRHPAHARVTLRNAVPDDVAFLRELWSDVLRRADASDQAEDLHTVIGAAGLTDDDRLVVAEYDGQPAGAVYLRATTVSPINLERLVQAVSPHVLPQFRRHGIGSALMEEAVGFAEDRGIGHIGAAATSASRDSNRFFARLSMGPQAVLRVATTQAVRLKLTVQRSALSQSPFAALGHTKGGVRHIDRVLAARRGRRREKATAG; the protein is encoded by the coding sequence ATGAGTCGGCACCCCGCACATGCCCGTGTGACTCTGCGCAATGCTGTTCCCGACGATGTTGCCTTCCTGCGTGAGCTCTGGAGCGACGTTCTACGTCGCGCCGACGCATCGGACCAAGCCGAGGATCTCCACACCGTCATCGGCGCTGCCGGCCTCACCGACGACGATCGCCTCGTCGTCGCCGAGTACGACGGCCAGCCGGCCGGCGCGGTCTACCTGCGCGCCACGACCGTCAGCCCGATCAACCTCGAGCGCCTCGTGCAGGCGGTGTCGCCGCACGTGCTTCCCCAGTTCCGCCGCCACGGCATCGGCTCCGCGCTGATGGAAGAGGCCGTCGGCTTCGCCGAGGACCGAGGCATCGGCCACATCGGCGCGGCGGCCACGTCGGCGTCGCGCGACTCCAACCGGTTCTTCGCGCGGCTCTCCATGGGGCCGCAGGCGGTGCTCCGCGTCGCCACCACGCAGGCCGTACGCCTCAAGCTCACTGTGCAGCGCTCGGCGCTGAGCCAGTCGCCGTTCGCCGCTCTCGGCCACACCAAGGGCGGCGTCCGGCACATCGACCGAGTGCTGGCCGCCCGCCGCGGCCGTCGTCGCGAAAAGGCCACTGCTGGCTGA
- a CDS encoding DUF554 domain-containing protein produces the protein MITGIGTLTNVATVLLGAGLGVLLGHRLPERTRDVVTDALGLVTLLIAGTSAWAVLDPVLADAVGSSAPMLIVLGSLLIGGIAGSLLRLESRVESLGGWLQRRLAGGAGTAERHRFVEGFVVSSLIFCTGPLTILGSLSDGLGNGADQLFLKATLDGFAAIAFAASFGWGVAASALTVLVIQGGLTIVGVALGDVLSDAQLAALTATGGLLLVGVALRLLRIREIPVADLLPALVVAPPLVTLVAAFR, from the coding sequence GTGATCACCGGAATCGGCACCCTCACCAACGTGGCGACCGTGCTGCTCGGCGCCGGTCTCGGCGTCCTGCTGGGGCATCGGCTGCCCGAGCGCACGCGCGACGTCGTGACCGACGCGCTGGGACTGGTGACGCTGCTCATCGCCGGTACGTCGGCCTGGGCGGTGCTGGATCCCGTGCTCGCCGACGCCGTCGGCTCGAGTGCGCCGATGCTGATCGTGCTGGGCTCCCTGCTGATCGGCGGAATCGCCGGCTCCCTGTTGCGACTGGAGTCGCGGGTCGAGTCGCTCGGCGGATGGCTGCAGCGCCGGCTGGCCGGCGGGGCGGGCACGGCCGAGCGGCACCGCTTCGTCGAAGGCTTCGTGGTGTCGTCGCTCATCTTCTGCACGGGTCCGCTGACGATCCTCGGGTCACTCAGTGACGGGCTCGGCAATGGTGCAGACCAGTTGTTCCTCAAGGCGACACTCGACGGCTTCGCCGCCATCGCCTTCGCTGCATCCTTCGGCTGGGGCGTAGCCGCCAGCGCCCTGACGGTGCTGGTGATCCAGGGCGGGCTGACGATCGTCGGCGTCGCGCTGGGCGACGTACTCTCCGACGCGCAGCTCGCGGCCCTCACCGCCACCGGAGGCCTGCTGCTGGTGGGGGTGGCACTGAGGCTGCTGCGCATCCGGGAGATCCCGGTGGCCGATCTGCTGCCCGCGCTCGTCGTGGCGCCACCGCTCGTGACCCTGGTGGCGGCCTTCAGATGA
- a CDS encoding GNAT family N-acetyltransferase — MTTLPTTLQLGSTAIGLRAATSDDVPAVVALLADDQLGLTRDDASDLLPYQRAYDAIAADPAHLLLVAVDGDRVVGTLQLSFIPGLARRGALRAQIEAVRVHRDFRNQGLGAAVIEWSIQEARQRGCALVQLTTDKSRTDAHRFYERLGFRASHVGFKLQL; from the coding sequence ATGACCACGCTGCCCACCACCCTGCAGCTCGGCTCGACCGCCATCGGGTTGCGTGCGGCCACCTCCGACGACGTACCCGCCGTCGTCGCCCTGCTCGCCGACGACCAGCTCGGCCTCACCCGAGACGACGCGTCCGACCTGCTGCCCTACCAACGTGCGTACGACGCCATCGCGGCCGACCCTGCGCACCTGCTCCTGGTCGCCGTCGACGGCGACCGGGTCGTGGGCACGCTGCAGCTGTCGTTCATCCCCGGCCTGGCACGGCGCGGCGCCCTGCGCGCCCAGATCGAGGCCGTGCGGGTGCACCGCGACTTCCGCAACCAGGGCCTGGGCGCCGCCGTGATCGAATGGTCGATCCAGGAGGCGCGGCAGCGAGGGTGCGCGCTCGTGCAGCTCACCACCGACAAGTCGCGCACGGATGCCCACCGCTTCTACGAGCGGCTGGGCTTCCGTGCGTCACATGTCGGCTTCAAGCTGCAGCTGTGA
- a CDS encoding ABC transporter ATP-binding protein translates to MKMLLEVQGLCVNYGHIEAIRDISFGVEEGTIATLIGANGAGKTTTLKTISGLRKVRDGTVMFDGKDITSLPPHERVGLGISQSPEGRGIFVGMSVRENLDMGAYVRKDRGSAAYQADFDRVMALFPRLEERIGQIAGTMSGGEQQMLAIGRALMAKPRLILLDEPSMGLAPKLIQQIFSIVGEINQQGTTVLLVEQNAAQALKRADTAHILETGSIVRSGTGAELAGDDSVKAAYLGGDV, encoded by the coding sequence ATGAAGATGCTTCTTGAGGTCCAAGGCCTCTGTGTCAACTACGGCCACATCGAGGCGATCCGCGACATCTCCTTCGGTGTCGAGGAAGGCACCATCGCGACCCTGATCGGCGCCAACGGTGCCGGGAAGACCACCACCCTCAAGACGATCTCGGGGCTGCGCAAGGTCCGTGACGGCACCGTCATGTTCGACGGCAAGGACATCACGTCGCTGCCGCCGCATGAGCGGGTAGGACTCGGCATCAGCCAGTCGCCCGAGGGTCGCGGCATCTTCGTCGGCATGTCGGTGCGCGAGAACCTCGACATGGGCGCCTACGTGCGCAAGGACCGGGGCTCGGCTGCGTACCAGGCCGACTTCGACCGCGTGATGGCGCTGTTCCCGCGGCTCGAGGAGCGGATCGGCCAGATCGCCGGCACGATGTCGGGCGGTGAGCAGCAGATGCTGGCCATCGGCCGGGCACTGATGGCCAAACCGCGGCTGATCCTGCTCGACGAGCCGTCGATGGGCCTGGCTCCGAAGCTGATCCAGCAGATCTTCTCGATCGTGGGGGAGATCAACCAGCAGGGCACCACGGTGCTGCTCGTCGAGCAGAACGCCGCGCAGGCGCTCAAGCGGGCCGACACCGCCCACATCCTCGAGACCGGCTCGATCGTCCGCTCCGGCACCGGTGCCGAGCTGGCCGGTGACGACTCGGTCAAGGCCGCCTACCTCGGCGGCGACGTCTAG
- a CDS encoding ABC transporter ATP-binding protein, whose product MSEQQSEQTPEQTTGRAKVLEIDHLTLRFGGLTALDDVSFHINQGEILGLIGPNGAGKTTCFNVVTGVYRQTSGDVRFNGASLTGKKRFQVTKLGIARTFQNIRLFKSMTALENVLVGADAQHKTGLFGALFRLPVHKREEEQGHERAMELLRFMGIAKHADELASNLSYGDQRRLEIARAMATNPKLICLDEPAAGFNPAEKRQLMDLIRKVRDQGYTVLLIEHDMRLVMGVTDRIVVLEFGRKIAEGSPAEIRDNPAVIAAYLGVDEDAS is encoded by the coding sequence ATGTCTGAGCAGCAGTCTGAGCAGACCCCTGAACAGACCACGGGACGCGCCAAGGTTCTCGAGATCGACCACCTGACCCTCAGGTTCGGTGGCCTCACCGCGCTCGACGACGTCTCCTTCCACATCAACCAGGGCGAGATCCTTGGCCTGATCGGACCCAACGGCGCCGGCAAGACGACGTGCTTCAACGTCGTCACCGGCGTCTACCGGCAGACCAGTGGCGACGTCCGTTTCAACGGCGCCTCCCTGACTGGCAAGAAGCGTTTCCAGGTCACCAAGCTGGGCATCGCTCGCACGTTCCAGAACATCCGGCTCTTCAAGTCGATGACGGCGCTCGAGAACGTCCTGGTCGGCGCCGACGCACAGCACAAGACCGGCCTGTTCGGTGCCCTCTTCCGGTTGCCTGTCCACAAGCGTGAGGAGGAGCAGGGCCACGAGCGCGCGATGGAGCTGCTGCGCTTCATGGGCATCGCCAAGCACGCCGACGAGCTCGCCTCCAACCTGTCGTACGGCGACCAGCGGCGCCTCGAGATCGCCCGGGCGATGGCCACCAACCCGAAGCTCATCTGCCTCGACGAGCCGGCGGCCGGCTTCAACCCGGCCGAGAAGCGGCAGCTGATGGACCTCATCCGCAAGGTGCGCGACCAGGGCTACACCGTGCTGCTCATCGAGCACGACATGCGGCTGGTGATGGGCGTGACCGACCGGATCGTCGTACTCGAGTTCGGTCGCAAGATCGCCGAGGGCAGCCCCGCGGAGATCCGAGACAACCCGGCCGTGATCGCGGCCTACCTGGGAGTGGATGAAGATGCTTCTTGA
- a CDS encoding branched-chain amino acid ABC transporter permease has translation MSKTTAAPSAAKKSLTARLTALPGSVKIALWVLLVLVAYALPLLEPPFLSTPDSDFGGVLFLVTMYMLVALGLNIVVGYAGLLDLGYVGFYAIGAYTVAVLTSGHGSWPFLLTVPLAVLFTTISGVVLGAPTLRVRGDYLAIVTLGFGEIIRLTATNLEWLGGSRGIPNIKRPPSLDLFEIPHLNWDSGTPLLDFNDSTKFVVFGVLDQIPYYWLGLTVVLVVLWADHRVKDSRVGRAWEATREDEDAAELMGVPTFRFKLLAFSMGAFIGGLAGSIYASRQSFINPQSFLLLFSILFIAAVVVGGQGNRWGVLVGAFLVAYLPERFREFSDWRVLVFGLALMLLAIFRPEGLLPPRRTIRAKQAEQAEQEIVPLERGSDEEGSHV, from the coding sequence ATGAGCAAGACGACCGCCGCACCCAGTGCGGCCAAGAAGTCCCTCACGGCCCGCCTGACCGCGCTGCCCGGGTCCGTCAAGATCGCGCTCTGGGTCCTGCTGGTGCTGGTGGCCTACGCGCTCCCGCTCCTTGAGCCACCATTCCTGTCCACGCCCGACTCCGACTTCGGTGGAGTCCTGTTCCTCGTCACCATGTACATGCTGGTCGCCCTCGGCCTCAACATCGTGGTCGGCTATGCCGGGCTGCTCGACCTGGGCTACGTCGGCTTCTACGCGATCGGCGCCTACACGGTCGCGGTCCTCACGTCCGGCCACGGTTCCTGGCCGTTCCTGCTCACCGTGCCGTTGGCTGTGCTCTTCACGACCATCTCTGGTGTGGTGCTCGGCGCGCCGACCCTGCGGGTGCGTGGTGACTACCTCGCCATCGTGACTCTCGGGTTCGGCGAGATCATCCGGCTCACCGCCACCAACCTGGAGTGGCTGGGGGGGAGCAGGGGCATTCCCAACATCAAGCGCCCGCCGAGCCTGGACCTGTTCGAGATCCCGCACCTCAACTGGGACTCCGGCACCCCGCTGCTCGACTTCAACGACAGCACGAAGTTCGTCGTCTTCGGCGTGCTCGACCAGATTCCCTACTACTGGCTCGGCCTGACCGTGGTCCTGGTCGTGCTGTGGGCCGACCACCGGGTGAAGGACAGCCGGGTGGGCCGAGCCTGGGAGGCCACGCGGGAGGACGAGGACGCCGCCGAGTTGATGGGCGTCCCCACGTTCCGGTTCAAGCTGTTGGCCTTCTCGATGGGCGCCTTCATCGGTGGCCTGGCCGGCTCCATCTACGCCAGCCGGCAGAGCTTCATCAACCCGCAGTCGTTCCTGCTGCTCTTCTCGATCCTGTTCATCGCGGCCGTGGTGGTCGGTGGGCAGGGCAACAGGTGGGGCGTTCTCGTCGGTGCGTTCCTGGTCGCCTACCTGCCTGAGCGGTTCCGTGAGTTCTCCGACTGGCGGGTGCTGGTCTTCGGACTGGCGCTGATGCTGCTGGCGATCTTCCGGCCCGAGGGCCTGCTACCGCCGCGACGTACGATCCGGGCCAAACAGGCCGAACAGGCCGAACAGGAGATCGTGCCCCTTGAAAGGGGCAGCGACGAGGAGGGATCCCATGTCTGA
- a CDS encoding branched-chain amino acid ABC transporter permease produces the protein MKFDYHFLFSNFPELTVGGLAFGAIYALVALGYTLVYGVLQLINFAHSEVFMYGTFAAMWTVMILGGTSSTSTGAAIGFLLVALIVAMVVSGGIALLLERVAYRPLIQRNAPRLIALISAIGASFFLAELMGLRQKVTAWVGLDDNLNEYVTRPRDPRSWPRMLDQVDLFSIGGFTVRSTDALVIVSAIVMMVVLDQFVRRSKTGRGIRATAQDPETALLMGVNSTRVIQMTFLIGGLMAGAAAFLYMFKIGTTKFDVGFILGVKAFTAAVLGGIGNLRGALLGGLVLGVAESWGSGLFGTEWRSVVAFVLLVVILLFRPTGLLGEALGKART, from the coding sequence GTGAAGTTCGACTACCATTTCCTCTTCAGCAACTTCCCCGAGCTGACCGTCGGCGGTCTCGCCTTCGGCGCCATCTATGCGCTCGTCGCTCTCGGCTACACGCTGGTCTACGGCGTGCTGCAACTGATCAACTTCGCGCACTCCGAGGTCTTCATGTACGGCACCTTCGCCGCCATGTGGACCGTGATGATCCTCGGTGGCACCAGCTCCACGTCGACGGGAGCCGCGATCGGATTCCTTCTCGTCGCACTGATAGTCGCGATGGTCGTCTCCGGCGGTATCGCCCTGCTCCTCGAGCGAGTGGCCTACCGCCCACTCATCCAGCGCAATGCGCCGCGGCTGATCGCCCTCATCTCAGCCATCGGTGCGTCGTTCTTCCTGGCCGAGCTGATGGGCCTGCGCCAGAAGGTGACCGCGTGGGTTGGCCTCGACGACAACCTCAACGAGTACGTCACCCGCCCGCGTGACCCGCGCAGCTGGCCGCGCATGCTCGACCAGGTCGACCTGTTCTCCATCGGTGGCTTCACGGTGCGCAGCACCGACGCCCTTGTCATCGTCTCGGCCATCGTGATGATGGTGGTCCTCGACCAGTTCGTGCGCCGCTCCAAGACGGGCCGCGGCATCCGTGCCACCGCCCAGGACCCCGAGACGGCGCTGTTGATGGGCGTCAACTCGACCCGCGTCATCCAGATGACCTTCCTCATCGGTGGCCTGATGGCCGGTGCGGCAGCCTTCCTCTACATGTTCAAGATCGGTACGACGAAGTTCGACGTCGGCTTCATTCTCGGCGTCAAGGCGTTCACGGCGGCCGTGCTCGGCGGTATCGGCAACCTGCGCGGTGCACTCCTCGGCGGTCTGGTGCTCGGTGTCGCCGAGAGCTGGGGCTCGGGTCTCTTCGGCACCGAGTGGCGCAGCGTCGTCGCGTTCGTCCTCCTCGTGGTGATCCTGCTCTTCCGGCCGACAGGCCTGTTGGGCGAGGCGCTCGGAAAGGCACGCACATGA
- a CDS encoding branched-chain amino acid ABC transporter substrate-binding protein, producing MTRSNKRVRVLAALIATAGLTLSACGTTDDSGDGGGGSNAADCKSIAFFGALTGPAAGLGQQILNGVQLAVDQYNEDSDCEVGLEEYDSQGSPDAAPQLATQAAGDDKVIGIVGPAFSGESAAAGPIFAEAGLPTITPSGTNPTLADNGWDTFHRILGNDATQGPAAAAYIQDTLGAKSVFVMDDASEYGAGLAGIVKDSLGDVVVGEDTIQTGDTDFSPSVTKVKASKADTLFFGGYYAEAALLISQLRDGGWDGTFVVADGVKDPGFIDGAKDAAEGTVITCPCIPPEDPAVAEFATAYEADFDAAPGTYTAEAYDAANVFLDGLADGADDRPAMLDFVNNYDEAGITKQVKFDEKGEVADIHVYAYKVEGGEIVSDTEIE from the coding sequence ATGACCCGTTCCAACAAGCGTGTGCGCGTACTCGCTGCACTGATCGCCACGGCAGGGCTCACCCTGAGCGCCTGTGGCACCACGGACGACAGCGGTGACGGCGGTGGCGGCAGCAACGCTGCCGACTGCAAGAGCATCGCCTTCTTCGGTGCCCTCACCGGACCCGCCGCTGGACTCGGACAGCAGATCCTCAACGGCGTGCAGCTCGCCGTCGACCAGTACAACGAGGACTCCGACTGCGAGGTCGGCCTCGAGGAGTACGACTCCCAGGGCAGCCCGGACGCCGCTCCCCAGCTGGCCACGCAGGCTGCTGGAGACGACAAGGTCATCGGCATCGTCGGCCCGGCGTTCTCGGGCGAGTCGGCTGCTGCCGGCCCGATCTTCGCCGAGGCCGGTCTCCCGACCATCACCCCGTCGGGCACCAACCCGACCCTGGCCGACAACGGCTGGGACACCTTCCACCGCATCCTCGGCAACGACGCCACGCAGGGCCCTGCCGCCGCGGCGTACATCCAGGACACCCTGGGTGCCAAGTCCGTCTTCGTGATGGATGACGCGTCCGAGTACGGCGCCGGCCTGGCCGGCATCGTCAAGGACTCGCTGGGCGACGTCGTCGTCGGCGAGGACACCATTCAGACTGGCGACACCGACTTCTCTCCCTCGGTCACCAAGGTGAAGGCGTCCAAGGCCGACACGCTCTTCTTCGGTGGCTACTACGCCGAGGCGGCGCTGCTCATCAGCCAGCTGCGTGACGGCGGCTGGGACGGCACCTTCGTGGTGGCCGACGGCGTGAAGGACCCGGGCTTCATCGACGGCGCGAAGGATGCCGCCGAGGGCACCGTCATCACCTGCCCGTGCATCCCGCCGGAGGACCCGGCCGTCGCCGAGTTCGCCACCGCTTACGAGGCCGACTTCGACGCCGCTCCCGGCACCTACACGGCTGAGGCCTACGACGCCGCGAACGTCTTCCTCGACGGCCTGGCCGACGGCGCAGACGACCGCCCGGCGATGCTCGACTTCGTCAACAACTACGACGAGGCCGGCATCACCAAGCAGGTCAAGTTCGACGAGAAGGGTGAGGTCGCAGACATCCACGTCTACGCCTACAAGGTCGAAGGCGGCGAGATCGTCTCCGACACGGAGATCGAGTGA
- a CDS encoding response regulator, producing the protein MCPSPSETPAKTAPRVVIAEDEALIRMDLAEMLEEEGYDVVGQAGDGAKAIELAQELRPDLVILDVKMPVLDGIAAAERIAGDRIAPVVILTAFSQRDLVERARDAGAMAYLVKPFTKQDLVPAIEMAVSRFAEVQSLEAEVADLAERLETRKAMDRAKGMLQAELGLSEPDAFRWIQRTAMDLRLSMRQVAEGVVEHGVPAP; encoded by the coding sequence GTGTGCCCATCGCCATCGGAGACCCCTGCCAAGACCGCTCCTCGCGTCGTCATCGCCGAGGACGAGGCCCTCATCCGCATGGACCTCGCCGAGATGCTCGAGGAGGAGGGCTACGACGTCGTCGGTCAGGCCGGTGACGGCGCCAAGGCGATCGAGCTGGCACAGGAGCTGCGCCCCGACCTGGTGATCCTCGACGTGAAGATGCCGGTGCTCGACGGCATCGCCGCCGCCGAGCGCATCGCGGGCGACCGGATCGCACCCGTCGTCATCCTGACGGCGTTCTCGCAGCGTGACCTGGTCGAGCGGGCGCGCGACGCCGGCGCGATGGCCTACCTGGTCAAGCCGTTCACCAAGCAGGATCTGGTGCCGGCGATCGAGATGGCGGTCAGCCGGTTCGCGGAGGTGCAGTCGCTCGAGGCCGAAGTCGCTGACCTGGCCGAGCGCCTGGAGACGCGCAAGGCGATGGATCGCGCGAAGGGAATGCTGCAGGCAGAACTCGGGCTGAGCGAGCCCGACGCCTTCCGCTGGATCCAGCGTACGGCCATGGACCTGCGGCTCTCGATGCGCCAGGTGGCCGAGGGTGTGGTCGAGCACGGAGTCCCCGCTCCGTAA